The Levilactobacillus namurensis genomic interval AAAATCTAGATACACCCATCGAAACGGCGCTGAAGCAGCTTAAAGCTGGCGGATTAGTCGTGGTCATGGACGATGAAGACCGCGAAGCCGAAGGGGATTTAGTCGGCCTCGCCGAGTTCGCGACCCCCGAGACCGTCAATACCATGGTCACCCATGCGCGGGGACTCTTATGTGCGCCCATGGCACCTGCCGTGGCCACTCGGCTGGGGTTACACCCCATGGTCGCCCACGGGACCGACGCGTTCGGCACGGCCTTTACCGTGAGCGCGGATGCCACCACGACCAGTACGGGAATCTCCGTCTTTGACCGTGCGGATACCCTCCAGCAATTGGCGGATCCTCAATCTCAGCCGGCGGCCTTTTACCACCCCGGCCACGTCTTTCCCCTGATTGCCCAGGAACACGGCGTTCTCGCACGGGGCGGCCACACGGAAGCGGCCGTTGATCTCGCACGCTTGGCGGGCGCGCAACCCGTAGCCTACATCTGCGAGGTCCTTCAAAAATCCGGAAAGATGGCGCGGCGGCCCCAGCTGAAGGCCTTGGCTGAGGGGATGCAGCTTCCCTTGATCTCGATTCAACAGATTCGGGATTACCGGTACCGGCACGCCATTGACGTGGTCACGCCAATCCCCGCCGTAGCACTGCCTACGCAACACGGTGATTTCCAGTTAGAGGCCTTTACCACGCATGACGGGGCCCAACCAGCACTCCTGTTGTCCAAGGGGCCCATCACGCCCGACCAACCACTCCTGTTACGGGTCCACTCGGAGTGCTTGACCGGTGACGTCTTCGGTTCCAAGCGATGCGACTGTGGCGAACAGCTCAACATGGCCATGGACCGGATCCAGCAAAATGGTTCTGGCGCCGTACTCTACCTGCGCCAAGAGGGGCGGGGAATCGGCCTGATCAACAAGCTCAAGGCCTACCACCTTCAAGAAAACGGCTTAGACACCGTCGAAGCCAATCAAGAATTAGGCTTTCAGCCCGATGAGCGCCACTATGGCCTGGTTGCGGCAATCCTGCACCTAAAGCACATCACGCAGGTCCGGTTATTGACCAACAACCCGGACAAAGTCGACCAACTAACCAATTTGGGACTGGACGTGCTCCAGCGCGTTCCCCTCGAAACGCAACCTTTACCGGAAAATCGCCAGTATTTAGCCACTAAAAAAGCAAAGTTCCATCACCAACTCAAGGAGGTTTAATTCAAATGACGCAAACAAACACATCCCTTAAAACCCGTCGAATCGGTATCGTAGTCGCCCAATTCAACCAGGTCGTGACCGACCGTCTTCTGGCAGGCGCACAAGAGGCCTTAGAACAGGCGGGTATCTCCCGGGACAGGCAACTCGTAGTCAGTGTCCCCGGTGCCTTCGAGCTTGCCCGGACGGCCAAGCTCATGGCCGACCAGCACCAGGTCGACGGCATCATCGCCTTAGGCGCGGTCATTCGCGGTGCGACCAGCCATTACGACTATGTCTGTGCCGAAACGGCTCACGGGTTAGCCGAAGTGTCCCTAAATGGTCCGGTCCCCGTGATGTTCGGGGTCTTGACCACCGATGACCTTTACCAAGCCTTAGATCGTGCTGGCGGCAAGGTCGGCAACAAGGGCCGCGACTGTGCGGCTGGTGTGTTGACCATGCTAGACGTCCAAGACCAGTTGGCGACTTCCAAGTAAAAAACACTAAACTTAGAGGCATAGAAGTTACCCAACGGGGTGCTCCTATGCCTCTATTACTTTATAGTGGTAGTGAGGACCAGTCGTGGGGGGGGGCCGTGAGACCGTACACTAAAATGGCCGCTTCGCTGGTTTTAGTCAATTGATCAAAGTATTGGGTCTCTTGAAATCGCGTTTTGAAAACGAGATGACTAAAGCTGACGTGAAGACTTCGGAAAGATAGGTATCTGATGATGCGAACAATTATCGGAATCGAGGTCAGTAAGAATAAAGCTAACGTTGCGGTGGCAACAAATTTAGTCGTCGTCAAAGAATTGACCATCTCTCTAGGTGCACTAGGATTTAATGAACTGACTTATTTTGCGCATCCTTACACGTCTAGTGAGCGTGGGACCAACGAAGTCCATAACCGGATGATTCAGCAGTTGGTTAGACTAGTGTCAGTAAAAAGAGCTCGATGTTGCGTTTGGCTAAGAAAATGTTAAATGCACATGATGAATCAGCAGATTCCTCGCTGACTAGTTGGCATAGATTTTTAAATGTCATGAATAAGGCTATAAACATATCATCAATTCTTGGCAAGTATAAAGAACTAAAATATGTAAAACCGCGGTTTAAGACATCATGTGTTCCTTTAAAAGCCTATACTCGAGACGTTTTTAAGAGGACGTTAAATGCTTTGGGGGTAAGTATTGTGAAAAGTTTGAAGAAGAGTTTTAATCTTAGCGGCATCTGTATTTGCGTTACCAGTGGGTGCGAGTGCTGCGGAGACGCCACAAGATAGTCATAATACGATTTCGAATCCAGCTATTAGTAAAGACATTGATTCTGAATTGTCGAGTACCGGCTTAAATTCATCAAATTCAATTACAGCAGCCCAACCGGTAATTATTCAGGATATCGTTCATACACCAACCATAATAGTCAATGGTGAAAGGATGACTTAAAATTTTTACGTTAAGTATGTTTTTTAGTGACACCATCTTTTGGTGTTTAATTTTAGCTTTCTTGATTCTGATAGGTTTAGTAGTGTGGCTAATTATTAGATCCTTTATAAAGAAGTAGTGTTTTAGATTCATTAAGGTCTGGTCAATAACAGGCTTTAATGAATTCTTTGTAAAAAAGTGCCTCGAATTGTTAGTTTGCGGCACTTCGTGGGAGTGTGTGTAAGACAAATTATGGTTCAAAATGGTAACAGTAGTTGTTAATGACAACCGTAAATAAGATTCCCCTTCTAATAATTTTGACAAGTCGATGGGGCGATTTACTGTTTGTTACTAAGCCACAGATTTTGAGGCAGCAATAAATTTCCTAAATTCACGCCTAATAACCGATTGAGAATTATAAGAACATAGAATAGTTGACTCGATATGTCGAAAGGTAAATCCGTAGAAAAAACACCCACAACTGCCGGTCATCAGTCGTGAGTGTTCAGCCAGGGTTAACTCATGGAAACGCGAGTTAGTTTCTGCTGGTGCGTTGTTTGTAAGTGCTGTAGGGCCAAGGCCACTAAGCCGCCCATCAGAACGCCCAACGCGTTGGCCAGGACGTCGTTGAGATCACTGCTCCGGTTGATCAGCCAGTGGTGGGACAAGATGTACTGCGCGATTTCAATAAAACTCCCAGCACTCAGTCCCAGGAAGCCAACGCCCCAAAGTGACAGGGAAGGCCAGAAGCGTTTAAACAGAAAGCCCAACGGTAGGGTCATCAAAATATTTTCAAAAAAGCCGAGGTTCCAGACATCGAGTTGCGTCAAATTCACTCGCCCGATACCGGCGGGCATCACGTAAACGGCGGTGCCGGAGAAGGACAGTGGGGTGAAGACGATGGCCCCAAGTCCGGTCAGATAGGCCAAAGTCCCGAGGGCTATCCAACGATGTCGCCGGTTGGTCATTGTTAACAATATCATGAGTCCAACTAAACTCGCCGTCAATGCAATCAGTACTAAGGGTTCCCAACGCATTCAACCACCTCCATCATTATTTTGGTTCAGCGGGTAACTTGGTGCTAGCTTACCGCGAAATCGGGACTAATGGGGGATTATCCGCGGAGCTTAATGTTTTCTTCGGGGCCTTAGGAAAATCATAAGGGTATCCTCATACTCTGGTCACATTTCATCGACTGAAGCCATTTGCATAGTCAAAAGCAGCTCCTCAATCTCAACTGGATTGGGGAGCTGCTTTTTCTTAATGACCGTTAGGCTGCGTGACACGGGGATGTCCCGTTTTTAGGTTTACGTCAAAGACTTGCAGGAAGAAGGCGACTAACGGCACGCCGACGATCAAGCCCCAAGCCCCAAAAATCTG includes:
- the ribA gene encoding GTP cyclohydrolase II, which encodes MKNLDTPIETALKQLKAGGLVVVMDDEDREAEGDLVGLAEFATPETVNTMVTHARGLLCAPMAPAVATRLGLHPMVAHGTDAFGTAFTVSADATTTSTGISVFDRADTLQQLADPQSQPAAFYHPGHVFPLIAQEHGVLARGGHTEAAVDLARLAGAQPVAYICEVLQKSGKMARRPQLKALAEGMQLPLISIQQIRDYRYRHAIDVVTPIPAVALPTQHGDFQLEAFTTHDGAQPALLLSKGPITPDQPLLLRVHSECLTGDVFGSKRCDCGEQLNMAMDRIQQNGSGAVLYLRQEGRGIGLINKLKAYHLQENGLDTVEANQELGFQPDERHYGLVAAILHLKHITQVRLLTNNPDKVDQLTNLGLDVLQRVPLETQPLPENRQYLATKKAKFHHQLKEV
- a CDS encoding VanZ family protein, which translates into the protein MRWEPLVLIALTASLVGLMILLTMTNRRHRWIALGTLAYLTGLGAIVFTPLSFSGTAVYVMPAGIGRVNLTQLDVWNLGFFENILMTLPLGFLFKRFWPSLSLWGVGFLGLSAGSFIEIAQYILSHHWLINRSSDLNDVLANALGVLMGGLVALALQHLQTTHQQKLTRVSMS
- the ribH gene encoding 6,7-dimethyl-8-ribityllumazine synthase; translation: MTQTNTSLKTRRIGIVVAQFNQVVTDRLLAGAQEALEQAGISRDRQLVVSVPGAFELARTAKLMADQHQVDGIIALGAVIRGATSHYDYVCAETAHGLAEVSLNGPVPVMFGVLTTDDLYQALDRAGGKVGNKGRDCAAGVLTMLDVQDQLATSK